One stretch of Glycine soja cultivar W05 chromosome 7, ASM419377v2, whole genome shotgun sequence DNA includes these proteins:
- the LOC114418841 gene encoding protein qua-1-like yields the protein MNLSLPLPHHLSFSQCPFLHKPIKPLYFLPNPPARASTIIRMGGGPRTYPGGVSKWVWKRMQAKKAKQLMKARLCRERQIYEMRKRAELKAAVSELERPWEVVEREEATAAPNLFSIKADEQVKVLADRFQRPGGFDLWSERDGPVLFESPDELPSARFFPKGVVHSVKPYRRVDGYGLVKDGGGDGDGIGERGLLKGNDFGGGLRELGDGGMEIEFGGDLSGFKDVDGFELEDDDEECSSSDVSYGSDGGLRRNGNGGRFLPDDVGRSSNRGRGRSSQLNYGRNVVDGDARMRKNGKGRRFLSNNVDRSSGGERSPPLNYGGDGVDGDGRLRRNGNGRRALSDDDGSDGKQSSHLSYGRNGVDGDGRLRRNGTGWSFLSSGDGGRSSHLNYGRDGVDGDGRLRRNGDENGRRVLSDDDGRSRDGGWSSRLNNGRRNGLNADGRMRRNENGSKYASQGVDETDGGESSPRSSSSGRYGASFDGRLRSKHSGRRVLSKDVDRFGDGRLRSKENGRRFMSKDVDGSNGLYSGEVGSVRKQRGGYSIGGRSRGKYTNRTSDYASPRGRDTNSEVYDMNLQRDGSYGFLKKREQPDSTSW from the coding sequence ATGAACCTGTCACTCCCTCTCCCACACCACCTCTCATTCTCCCAATGCCCATTTCTCCACAAACCCATCAAACCCCTCTATTTCCTTCCCAACCCCCCCGCACGTGCGAGCACCATAATCCGCATGGGCGGGGGTCCCCGCACGTACCCTGGGGGCGTGTCAAAGTGGGTGTGGAAGCGCATGCAGGCGAAGAAGGCCAAGCAGCTTATGAAGGCGCGCCTCTGCCGGGAGCGGCAGATATACGAGATGCGGAAGCGGGCGGAGCTCAAGGCCGCGGTGTCGGAGCTGGAGCGGCCGTGGGAGGTGGTCGAGAGGGAGGAGGCGACGGCCGCGCCGAACTTGTTTTCAATTAAGGCGGATGAGCAGGTGAAGGTGCTTGCTGACAGGTTCCAGAGGCCAGGCGGGTTTGACTTGTGGAGTGAGAGGGATGGACCAGTGTTGTTTGAGAGCCCTGATGAGCTTCCCTCTGCTAGGTTTTTCCCCAAAGGGGTTGTGCATAGTGTGAAGCCTTATAGAAGGGTTGATGGGTATGGGCTGGTGAAGGATGGGGGTGGGGATGGAGATGGAATTGGGGAGAGGGGTTTGTTGAAGGGAAATGATTTTGGTGGAGGTTTGAGGGAATTGGGTGATGGGGGGATGGAGATTGAGTTTGGTGGGGATTTGAGTGGATTTAAGGATGTTGATGGGTTTGAAttggaagatgatgatgaagaatgTTCATCTTCTGATGTGAGTTATGGGAGTGATGGTGGATTGAGAAGGAATGGGAATGGGGGGAGGTTTTTGCCTGATGATGTTGGTAGGTCTAGCAACCGAGGGCGAGGGCGATCTTCTCAATTGAATTATGGGAGGAATGTAGTGGATGGTGATGCCAGGATGAGGAAGAATGGGAAGGGGAGGAGGTTTTTGTCCAATAATGTTGATCGGTCTAGTGGTGGAGAGCGGTCTCCCCCTTTGAATTATGGGGGGGATGGAGTGGATGGTGATGGTAGATTGAGGAGAAATGGCAATGGAAGGAGGGCTTTGTCTGATGATGATGGTAGCGATGGCAAGCAGTCTTCTCATTTGAGTTATGGGAGGAATGGAGTGGATGGTGATGGTAGATTGAGAAGGAATGGGACTGGGTGGAGCTTTTTGTCATCTGGCGATGGAGGGCGATCTTCTCATTTGAATTATGGGAGGGATGGAGTGGATGGTGATGGTAGATTGAGAAGGAATGGGGATGAGAATGGAAGGAGGGTTTTGTCTGATGATGATGGTAGGTCTAGAGATGGAGGGTGGTCTTCTCGTTTGAATAATGGGAGGAGGAATGGATTAAATGCTGATGGAAGAATGAGGAGGAATGAGAATGGAAGTAAGTATGCTTCACAGGGTGTTGATGAGACTGATGGTGGAGAGAGTTCGCCTCGTTCTTCGAGTTCTGGGAGGTATGGAGCAAGTTTTGATGGCAGGTTGAGGAGTAAGCATAGTGGAAGGAGGGTTTTATCCAAGGATGTTGATAGGTTTGGTGATGGCAGATTGAGGAGTAAGGAAAATGGAAGGAGGTTTATGTCAAAGGATGTTGATGGGTCTAATGGGTTGTATTCAGGGGAAGTTGGTTCTGTCAGGAAACAGAGAGGGGGTTATTCCATTGGTGGTAGAAGTCGAGGAAAGTATACTAACAGGACTTCAGACTATGCTTCACCAAGAGGTAGAGATACAAATTCTGAAGTTTATGATATGAATTTGCAACGAGATGGGAGTTATGGGTTCCTGAAGAAGCGTGAGCAACCTGATTCTACAAGTTGGTAG
- the LOC114420395 gene encoding serine/threonine-protein phosphatase 7 long form homolog yields the protein MKLAQLKVNGALVNAFIERWRPETHTFHLKCGEATITLQDVSVLLGIPVDGRPLIGNTNIDWFELFHELLGVMPDDAAVDGNSIKLSWLSFHFANIHDFTGNQEGLERFARAWILRFIGGVMFVDKSSKRVHFKYLQFLRDLRECSSYAWGAAVLGNLYREMCIATDYNTKSIAVSLS from the coding sequence ATGAAATTGGCGCAGTTGAAAGTGAATGGAGCATTGGTTAATGCTTTTATTGAAAGGTGGAGGCCAGAAACGCATACATTTCATTTGAAGTGTGGGGAGGCAACTATTACACTTCAAGATGTTTCTGTGCTACTTGGTATTCCTGTGGATGGAAGACCTTTAATTGGAAATACAAATATTGACTGGTTTGAGTTGTTTCATGAATTATTGGGTGTCATGCCTGACGATGCTGCAGTTGATGGGAATTCAATTAAATTGAGTTGGTTGTCTTTTCATTTTGCAAATATTCATGATTTTACAGGCAACCAAGAAGGCCTTGAAAGATTTGCTCGTGCTTGGATCTTACGATTCATAGGAGGGGTAATGtttgttgacaaaagcagcAAAAGGGTGcattttaaatatttgcaaTTTCTGAGAGACCTTAGAGAGTGCAGCAGttatgcatggggagctgctGTTTTGGGTAACCtttatagagagatgtgcatcGCAACAGACTATAATACTAAATCAATAGCGGTTTCACTCTCTTGA